In Leptospira wolffii serovar Khorat str. Khorat-H2, one genomic interval encodes:
- a CDS encoding metal-dependent hydrolase, whose protein sequence is MADSRTHIKAGVIAGIALSVLKDWNRHDLTPDQKLMRMFVAGSIGAIGGKLPDIFEPADHPNHRQGAHSVAFISPSYVSFQELKKKYPEWEVIIDPLLAGYASHLLLDSETPMGIPWI, encoded by the coding sequence ATGGCAGATAGCAGAACACATATAAAGGCAGGAGTCATTGCGGGAATAGCTCTTTCAGTATTAAAAGATTGGAATAGGCATGATTTAACACCTGACCAAAAACTTATGAGGATGTTTGTTGCTGGCAGCATAGGTGCAATTGGGGGAAAGTTACCTGATATTTTTGAACCTGCAGATCATCCGAATCATAGACAAGGTGCACATAGTGTTGCATTTATCAGCCCTAGTTATGTCTCGTTCCAGGAGTTGAAGAAAAAGTATCCGGAATGGGAGGTCATTATTGACCCACTCCTCGCCGGATATGCCAGTCATTTGCTCCTGGATTCAGAAACACCCATGGGTATACCGTGGATTTAA
- a CDS encoding XRE family transcriptional regulator, producing MANTHSAKGIFSERLRSARIAAGLSMDELVVKLDHTISKPAIGKYEKGIMFPDSKNLIKIAQALGVSPNNLLRPFHTEISEVDFRKKSTLKKKKENTLKVKLQDHLENYIELEEILGSKTFYTKTISKNSRAPEAAAYEIRSSWNLGMGPIANVLETLEDNGIKIIEIKEDESFDGLSGWAEEKIPFIVVNSAMDSFRKRFTALHELGHILLSFPKSTEQKKIEKACNLFAGAMLLPKESLIKEAGKIRNNFSVSELSFIKSEYGISIGAILFRLKSANIIDEARFIHFWKVMNSDPKLKKEEGLGRWGGEETSHRFRRLLDHALAENLISISKAAEISGESLQEVRKRIRIL from the coding sequence ATGGCTAATACTCACTCTGCTAAAGGAATTTTCTCAGAAAGATTGCGCTCAGCTCGGATTGCCGCAGGCCTATCTATGGATGAACTAGTCGTGAAACTGGATCACACTATTTCCAAACCAGCCATAGGAAAATACGAAAAAGGAATAATGTTTCCGGATTCCAAAAATTTAATTAAAATCGCTCAGGCGTTAGGAGTAAGTCCGAATAATTTGCTTCGTCCCTTCCATACCGAAATTTCAGAAGTAGACTTTCGTAAAAAATCTACTTTAAAGAAAAAGAAGGAAAATACTCTAAAAGTAAAATTGCAAGATCATTTAGAAAATTATATCGAACTAGAAGAAATACTTGGATCTAAGACTTTTTATACCAAAACCATCTCTAAAAATTCTCGTGCTCCAGAAGCTGCCGCATATGAAATACGTTCTTCCTGGAATCTCGGAATGGGACCAATAGCAAATGTATTAGAGACTCTAGAAGATAATGGAATCAAAATAATAGAGATTAAGGAAGATGAATCATTCGATGGGCTCTCCGGTTGGGCAGAAGAAAAAATCCCGTTTATTGTTGTAAACTCTGCGATGGATTCTTTTCGAAAAAGATTTACCGCCTTGCATGAGTTAGGTCATATTTTACTTTCTTTTCCCAAATCCACTGAACAAAAAAAAATAGAAAAAGCGTGTAATCTGTTCGCAGGAGCAATGCTCCTTCCGAAAGAAAGTTTAATAAAGGAAGCCGGTAAAATAAGAAATAATTTCAGCGTATCTGAACTTTCTTTTATCAAATCTGAGTATGGAATATCAATCGGAGCGATCTTATTTCGACTAAAATCGGCAAATATTATTGATGAAGCACGATTTATTCACTTTTGGAAAGTGATGAATTCGGATCCAAAACTAAAAAAAGAAGAAGGCTTAGGACGATGGGGTGGAGAGGAAACTTCTCATAGATTCCGCAGACTATTAGATCACGCATTGGCCGAGAATTTAATCTCCATCTCCAAAGCAGCGGAAATATCCGGCGAATCTTTACAGGAGGTTCGAAAAAGAATTCGGATACTATGA
- a CDS encoding DUF1016 N-terminal domain-containing protein, which yields MYPKRFSPGLSPNTYQSLLTDVARIYEDFQSTANSDWNKSSLVGNWKIGQRIVEVEQGNRERAVYGDRILKQLSQDLNRRFGKGFSDRNLRYMRRFYQFYKLSSIHPELSWTHYRVLLLVEDSKTRGMLEKKAIAQGWSHRDLLLEAQATLKKSNGDSSASESEIAKEAEQGLLKRPVLGLYSYRLVQNFSSNLERSVPNLDLGFDVKIEHSLGGVSEFSIGSIVTVKKIKKRYSFERISGSKSLFAFKAFLEKVIDGDTISVNIDLGFHVFIRKRLRLRGLDAPELGTKKGVTCKKFVESQLRDCSFLLIKTYGSDKYDRYLADVIYLKKEEDTSIVIKDGLFLNNELLKKGFVVPV from the coding sequence ATGTATCCTAAGCGCTTTTCTCCCGGTCTATCTCCAAACACATACCAATCTCTCCTAACAGATGTCGCCCGTATCTACGAAGATTTTCAATCAACGGCTAACTCGGATTGGAATAAGAGCTCCTTGGTAGGGAACTGGAAGATCGGACAACGTATTGTAGAAGTGGAGCAGGGGAATCGGGAGAGGGCAGTTTATGGAGATCGGATTTTAAAGCAATTATCACAGGATTTGAATCGCCGTTTTGGGAAGGGTTTCTCAGACCGGAATCTCAGGTATATGCGAAGATTTTATCAATTTTATAAACTAAGCTCGATTCATCCGGAACTTTCTTGGACCCATTATCGGGTTTTGCTTTTGGTGGAAGATTCTAAGACTCGCGGAATGCTTGAGAAGAAGGCAATCGCGCAAGGTTGGTCTCATCGGGATTTATTGTTAGAAGCTCAGGCTACTTTGAAGAAGTCAAACGGTGATTCTTCCGCTTCGGAATCTGAAATCGCAAAAGAGGCAGAGCAAGGTTTACTGAAACGGCCAGTTTTGGGGCTGTATTCGTACCGCTTGGTTCAAAATTTTTCTTCGAATTTGGAACGCAGCGTTCCAAATTTAGATTTGGGGTTCGACGTAAAAATTGAACACTCATTGGGCGGCGTTTCTGAATTTTCAATAGGTTCTATTGTAACTGTTAAAAAGATCAAAAAAAGATATTCATTTGAAAGAATATCCGGAAGTAAGAGTCTTTTCGCATTTAAGGCCTTTTTAGAGAAGGTCATAGATGGCGATACCATATCAGTAAATATCGATCTAGGTTTTCATGTTTTTATTCGTAAGCGCTTACGTTTGAGAGGTTTGGATGCTCCCGAATTGGGAACTAAAAAAGGAGTCACTTGTAAAAAGTTTGTAGAGTCGCAGCTGCGCGATTGTTCATTTCTTTTGATTAAGACCTATGGAAGTGATAAATATGATCGTTACCTTGCAGATGTAATCTATCTAAAGAAAGAAGAGGATACATCCATTGTAATTAAAGATGGGTTATTTCTAAATAATGAATTACTTAAGAAAGGATTTGTTGTCCCTGTATAA